A segment of the Planctomycetota bacterium genome:
AGCCATTGCGAAGTGCTTTGTCCCCTTTGCCCGGTTCCGAGGACGGGACAGTTCTCAAGCTCTGCAGCGGGCCATCGAGATGTACTCTCCCTACCGAATCCTTCTCTTGCGGATGCTATTGAAGATTTTCGGACCCCAAGGCCTGAACGAGGTCTGCAGGCGCCTCCAGGATTATGTAGGGTCCCTTCAGTCTCAGGATTGGACCCGCATCGGGGCCGATTCGCGCCGGGTCCGCGCTTTGTTCGGGTCCTATTTTAAAACCGTGTCGCGGTTCCTGGCAGACTGGCGGAGAATAAGCGCTTGGCCCGACACAAGTCCGGCCTTCATCCGCCTCGTGGATAGTCTCTGGGTAGGATCGACGGCGCTCGACTTCTGCCTCACCGCACTCGTCTTGGCCGTTGAGGGCGAAATCGCTCTTCAAAAGTCTTCGCTCCGAGCTCTCATGGAAAGAGCGCGTTGGGCCGTACGACAGGTTTCCAAGGACATCGAAGCTCTGTGTCGCCGGCCCTCCCGGTTGGATGAGTATTTCTATCAGATTCTTCTCGAGCAGGGGCTGGTTCTGCCTTTCAGCGGCGCCGAGGATACCGGCAAACTCTCGGAGGATTTTGAACCCATTGCCGTTCGCGGCGAGCCTGTTTCTCGAACCCTCCTGCGCGATCGTCGATAATGGGCGCCTTCTTTCTGGATTCAAGTGCCTGCGTGAAGCGCTATGTCTTGGAAGCCGGAACGGAGCAAGTTCGCTCCCTTTTTCAAGATGAGGATCATGATCTTTTTTTGTGCCGGCTCGCCGGACCCGAAATCGTCAGCGCATTGACGCGTCGTCGCCGGGAGAAGGATCTCGACGAGAACGCCTATACCATCGCGCTCGAGGCTTTCCATCGCCATCTTCAAAATGACCTCATCGTCATCGAGGTAACGAAAGGCGTTCTGTCGCTCGCCATGGACATGGCCCGCCGGTATGCGATTCGCGGCGCCGATGCGGTTCACTTGGCGGCCGCCTGTGAGGTGCGCAAGATACGAGAACAGCTGGGGCTTTCGACGCTGGTCTTCGTGTGCTCCGATGAAACGCTCAACAGGGCCGCGCAACAGGAGGGTTTCGAGCTTCTGAATCCTGAAGGGGCGGAACCCCTCCGTTGAACACGGATCAAGGTTTCCTCGCTCTCCTCCGCTCCAGCACCCTCTCCACCCGCTCGAACGGCACCCCCGAGGCGAACAGCAGCAGGAGATAGAAGTACAGGAGATCCGCCGCCTCCTCCGCAATCCGGTCCTTGCGCCGGCCGCGGGAGGCCATCAGAAGCTCGCACGCCTCCTCCAGAAGCTTCGCCCGAAGCTTGGCGGGATCCGCCAGGAGCGCGTT
Coding sequences within it:
- a CDS encoding type II toxin-antitoxin system VapC family toxin, encoding MGAFFLDSSACVKRYVLEAGTEQVRSLFQDEDHDLFLCRLAGPEIVSALTRRRREKDLDENAYTIALEAFHRHLQNDLIVIEVTKGVLSLAMDMARRYAIRGADAVHLAAACEVRKIREQLGLSTLVFVCSDETLNRAAQQEGFELLNPEGAEPLR